ATTTGAGGCTGGGACCGATACGTTTCACACCTATGTGTGTAGATTACCTAGTAGTCAGGTAGATAGGTATAATGAAAAGAACCAACAAGTTCCGGGTATCGACGACCGCTCAAGTTGTAAATGGAAAAGTATCTTCTCTGTCCAGGTTCGACCTACATTGAAGTTGATACATCGCAGGGTAAAAGCGTAGTCCCTTTTTGCACGTGTTTTAGAAGTCCGGACAACTTCTCCTTCATTCATTCCAACGACCAGCCTGTTGACTTACTAGGATAGGTAGGTAGACTGACTGACCAGTCTATACGAAAAAATTATACGTCCATCTATATATAGTATAACCAGTGCATAGCACAAGTATCCATGGAGCCCTGGATCCATGGATAAGCTGCTTGCATCAAGCTCGAACGTATCAAATCGTCGATCCAAACAAATCCTGATAGGCTCATTCCGGACACAAAGCACAGgtatagagagagagagagagagagagaggcataGAGGCCTAATCATCCCGCCGGGCTCCATTGCACTGCCCAGTACCCACTGCACTGTACTTATGCCATCCAGATGTCGGTAGGAGGGGATACTGGACATGTATGTACAAGTGTaggtggaaaaaaaagttacACATGTCAAAGTGACATgagctttccccccccccttgcGTTGGAAACACCATGCAGATCCTGAAGATGCTGGGACATGTCGACTCGGCCCGACGGGTTTGCGATCAATGTCTGTGTGAGAGCCAATGGCACATGAGTACGTCGGGCAATCAGGGTAATGGGATGATCTGATCATCTTGGAAGTACAGGAGGTACATCTGTATGTATGATTATTCCGGAGATCCGGTGATGTGCCTTGTCTGCGAGGTTTAGTGGAGGTTCCAACCGGCTACCAAGGTAGATGGTGTtaggggggaagaagagtacCTTCAAGTTGGGGGTGGACTTGCTGACGCGCTGCATGTCTGAAGTCAGGCGGAAGTACCTATCAGCTTACCGCGTCTACCTACTCAAGTGCGAGTatccatcctcatcatttGAAGATGTGTTCTTGTCTCTGTGCAGGATCGAAGCCAGAGTGGGTCTTGGACGATTCCAGACGGGACTGATCGACTCCCTCCTGTCCCGTCTTTTTACCCACGGCCACACTGATCCTGGTACTGGTACTGGTACTGActggtgttggtgttggtACTGTGAGTATGGTCCTGGTCCATGACTTTCTACAGCTTCTACCGTCGGGAATGGAATGGGAAATAAATACTCGATTAAGCATTGACTATCCGTTTCTTCTCAGGACGGGATATCCTCCCTGCTGTCCAGTCCGCAACTTGATCTGACACAACCAGACAGGGGAGGCATTCCAAGGTCCGGACCAAAGTTGGCTTCCGATCCGATGCCGGACGGGAGAACAGCGGATGGTCACTCGTCGGTGAGTCTATTGAGGAAGTTGGATACATACCTTTTTGGGTGAAATATTTGCTCATCACATGTCTGTGAAACGTGTTCAAGGAGACAACCCTACTCTTTACCAAGGATAGTCGCAAAATGCATTACTGTATACCAGGTACATCATACCATTGCTGGGTCATCAACATGCTGCAGTAAGCTTACCTTATGGTTCTCCCCTGTGGATCCCGCGGAAATTTGGGTGGTAAGCAAGAATGGATCCTCATCGCGTCCTGTGAAGGATCGGGCGGGCCATGGAATTGATCAGGAAAGGACCAAATGTTATGAGTCGGCCAAGAGAGGACTAATCTTAGCTCTAGTACCACTTAAGACTAGAGGCCAAGTCGATCGTCTGCTATTGTACATTACACTCCTGGATGCTCCCACGATCCAATTCTACTTTGCGTACCATGAACTGCAACACGTCTAACATGTTTTGTGGTTGAGTGTTTACTCTTTCCATCTTCGACGGGTCGCTCAATGGGGTCGGTCCGTACAACCAGACGTGTGACGGtactcctcctcccccacgtGCCGAACCTTCAATCGATCAGCCAATGAGCATCCGAGACATCTCCACGAGGACCGGACAAACTCCACGACGCTTACCTCATCGGGCTTGGGTTGTATCCACTGCCGCCTGATTGCGCAGGCCACAAACTAACCGAGATTGGTTGCGGCGCCCAACACAGTCGAGTCGACCTGAAACTTGCACTGGACATGGATTGTTTCCGAATTTGCGGCTGATATGCCTGGGGAGTCCTCGTGAGGATGATTGTACATATGTCGGCAAGAGAATTGACTCATCTTCCGGGATCCTCTCGCTTCCTTCTCCCCTGTTCTTGATTTCCTTTCGCCATGCACGATCCGCGGTGACAAACCACACTATCCGACGCACGCGCGGGAATATCATATCCTCAACTACTGCATCTTGGCTACCGCGGCTGGCTGGAAAATGACAGATCTTTACCGAGGAGACATGTCCCATCTGGATGAAAAGCAGGACCTTTTGAGTATCTCGCCATATTCTGGGAGTTATGACCACCACTCCTCTCGCAGGAAACCTCGTTCCTTGGCGACCAGATGTTTGACATTGCTCTTCGCTCTGGTCCTACTCGTGGCGGGGTACGTGATCGTTGGCCACGGACTCTCACTCTCGCGAGAGGTGGCCACGAATGATGAAGCCCGAGCCCGTCCAGGTTCAGACGCGTCGAACATACCGGCAAGGCCCGCAGTCAAACAGGTCTCACATCGTGTTCGGACCTGTGACACCGTCGACGGTGGCTATCAATGTTTCCCGCAGCTGTCCCATCGATGGGGCCAGTATTCGCCATACTTTTCTCTTGCCAACACTGGCCTTCCCAGTGAAGTGCCCGAGAAGTGCGAGCTCACCTTTGTCCAAGTCTTGTCTCGTCATGGCGCACGGTATCCCACGGCGTCCAAGAGCAAAAAGTACAAATCTCTCATTCAGGCCATCCAAGCCAACGCGACAGCCTACAACGGTCAAAGTGTATTCCTGCGTGCCTACAACTATACGTTGGGAAGCGAGGATTTGACCTCCTTTGGCGAGCACCAGATGATCAACTCCGGGATCAAGTTCTACCAGCGCTATGCGGCCCTGACTCGCGACCACGTCCCCTTTATCCGCTCTTCAGACTCATCGCGTGTGGTCGCCTCGGGTCAACTGTTCATTCAAGGCTATGAACAATCCAAGGCACAAGATTGTGATGCGGATCACAGTCAAGATCACGCAGCCATCAATGTGCTGATCTCCGAAGCCCCCGGTGCCAACAACACCCTCAATCACAATACCTGCGCGGCCTTTGAAGCCGATAAGCTCGGCGACCAGGTCTCGGCGAAATACACGGCTCTCATTGCACCCCCTATGGCCCAACGCCTACACCACGATCTCCCAGGCGTCACCCTCACCGACGACCAAGTCATCTACCTCATGGACATGTGCGCCTACGACACCGTCGCAACCACCCCAGGCGCGACCTCCCTCTCACCCTTCTGCGCCCTCTTCACCGACACCGAGTGGTCCCAGTACAACTACCTTCAGTCCCTCGGCAAATACTACGGTTACGGCGCCGGCAACCCCCTCGGTCCAACCCAAGGCGTGGGATTCATCAACGAGCTCATCGCCCGCATGACTCATTCCCCCGTCCACGACCACACCACCAGCAATCGCACCCTCGACGCACCAGGCGCAGACTCGTTCCCCACCAACCGCACCCTCTACGCGGATTTCACCCACGATAACGGCATgatccccatcttcttcgcccTGGGCTTGTACAATGGATCAGACCCGCTGCCGCTCGATCGCATCGTGCCTGCCACACAGGCGGATGGATACTCTGCCGCGTGGCGGTGCCGTTTGCGGCGCGCGCCTATATCGAAATGATGCAGTGTGGTCGGGAGACCGAACCCCTGGTGCGGGTGTTGATCAATGATCGAGTGGCGCCGCTCAAGGGATGCAACGTGGATCAACTGGGTCGATGTAAGAGGAGTGATTTTGTGAATGCCTTGAGTTTTGCTCAAGATGGGGGCGACTGGGCGAAATGTGGCGTTTCTTCAAAGTGAAGAGTTGAAAATGTTCGGaattcctttctctctctctctctcctctctctctctttctctctctctctctctctctctctctctctctcttctctctctcctcttcaagTCGAGTCAATTTATTTATTTTGAGTCGTGGCTCGTGGCTTGTGGCTCGTGCGGATGCGAATTGGGGGATTATACCATATCATTACTCGATGATTATAAAACGTCTTATTATCCTGTGTTGGCTCTTTTCCAAGACCACGAGGGAGAAGATATCGTCACAGATCCCAAGATCCGACGTCTAGAAGAGGATTTCCGTCTGAAAAAGATGTGCAAGTCATGCTGATGGAGACAATTTTTGATTGAACTTACCGACCGAGGCCCTAAGGCTAGGTCACGATTCTACCTGTCCCTTCCAGATTAcccgaagaaaaaaaaaaggaaatgaagggATGCGTACCTAGTCGCAGTCAGAAGGACCGCCGTCCAAGTAAGACACGCAGAAATCTGGCAAGCGACCATTGAATGCTTATCGTGTTGATAAGATTCACAATAAATTCAGTACGAAACGAAATATCAAATGAATTAGATTGAACGTAAAACTGTCTTCATCTCCGAGTGCTGAGGTGGATGCTTCCATTGCAAGCTCATTTCAGATAGCCGCCAAAAACGCCTCAAATGACTCAGCATCCTTTTGATCATCCATGGGCAAATTCGTGTAACGTCGGTGCAGCATCTTGCCTCTCGCAAACGAGATGCCCGGGCTTCTTCGGGGAACATGCCGAGGGGTTACGAAGACGAGACCAAGCTCAACCAACAAGACCGTCCATGTcaaaaatgaagaaagagaatcTCCCACGAGGGGTCACACAGGAGTCGGGAAGTAGGGAATGACATGAAAAAGACACACAGGACATCTCAACAATCGAGCTAGCCTTATAATGAAAACTCTCCTGCGCCGATGCCCGACAAAACCCACGCTTCCCAAAGAGGCAGTTGGTCACGATGTACGCGAATCCCATCATCACCCAGCTCCTGCTCATTCAATCCCCTCACTCTCTTCAGCAGCTCAAGGGTACGGGGGATTTTGGTCGAATGTATTAGCCTGCCGCCATTGGTTCCAAAAAATGGAGCAATGGTGTTTTCAGGTGACGCTGCGCCCGCCGCCAATGACAATGAGGAAGTTAGCGGGTTGGCCGCGTATGGCTCAAAGATCTCAACCCCACTGTCAATGGCTAGCGCGTCAAAGTTGGTTGCATAATCGATATCTCGTAGCTCTAGCCGGATAAGATTTTCCATGTCGGCACGTAAGCTGCCAAGTACGCTGGACCAACGGCTTCCAGCTTGGAGGTAGATGGCGTCGACGCGGAATTCGCGCAGTTGatggcggtggcggtggacCAGTGCAATGATCTCCTCGGCACTTAGACGCCATCCTTGGAGGCTGAGTTTCCGTAGAGTCTTCCAGCGAATG
The nucleotide sequence above comes from Penicillium oxalicum strain HP7-1 chromosome II, whole genome shotgun sequence. Encoded proteins:
- a CDS encoding 3-phytase A; amino-acid sequence: MTDLYRGDMSHLDEKQDLLSISPYSGSYDHHSSRRKPRSLATRCLTLLFALVLLVAGYVIVGHGLSLSREVATNDEARARPGSDASNIPARPAVKQVSHRVRTCDTVDGGYQCFPQLSHRWGQYSPYFSLANTGLPSEVPEKCELTFVQVLSRHGARYPTASKSKKYKSLIQAIQANATAYNGQSVFLRAYNYTLGSEDLTSFGEHQMINSGIKFYQRYAALTRDHVPFIRSSDSSRVVASGQLFIQGYEQSKAQDCDADHSQDHAAINVLISEAPGANNTLNHNTCAAFEADKLGDQVSAKYTALIAPPMAQRLHHDLPGVTLTDDQVIYLMDMCAYDTVATTPGATSLSPFCALFTDTEWSQYNYLQSLGKYYGYGAGNPLGPTQGVGFINELIARMTHSPVHDHTTSNRTLDAPGADSFPTNRTLYADFTHDNGMIPIFFALGLYNGSDPLPLDRIVPATQADGYSAAWRCRLRRAPISK